One stretch of Candidatus Nitrosotenuis cloacae DNA includes these proteins:
- a CDS encoding sulfurtransferase: MRSLSKSTIDSDSLRGQLRDNSVRVIDVRRAEDYKKDHIPKSVNLPLAELLADDSPEKVLKIAQNLGIDDQTPVVIYDDTFGALASRVAWTLQYLGHSDVSLLDTTYSQWKELGLETDSAETTVSPKTHSVNLHPEIMATADYLETAKEGKNVIVIDNRERLNYLEQHIPGAINIPYRTLASEDRILRKKDDLKRLLKNRNINEDSEIITYCGSVGTLSGLAYYALKSADYPNVKLYVRSFKEWKGLNKPIVKQENANYWDLSAE; encoded by the coding sequence ATGCGCAGCTTGAGTAAATCCACAATAGACTCTGATAGTCTGCGAGGACAGCTCCGTGATAACAGCGTACGAGTAATCGATGTAAGGCGTGCAGAAGACTACAAAAAAGATCACATCCCAAAGTCTGTCAATTTACCCCTAGCAGAATTACTTGCCGATGATTCGCCAGAAAAGGTGCTAAAGATTGCACAAAACCTTGGAATCGATGATCAAACCCCCGTTGTCATTTATGATGATACGTTTGGCGCTCTGGCATCGCGCGTAGCCTGGACCTTGCAGTATTTGGGCCACTCTGATGTCTCACTATTAGACACGACATATTCACAATGGAAAGAACTTGGATTGGAAACAGACTCTGCAGAGACAACCGTATCTCCAAAGACTCACTCCGTTAATTTGCATCCAGAGATAATGGCAACTGCCGACTATCTAGAAACGGCAAAAGAAGGAAAAAATGTCATAGTGATTGATAATCGCGAGCGCCTAAACTATTTGGAGCAACACATTCCTGGTGCAATCAACATTCCATACCGAACCTTGGCATCAGAGGACAGAATCCTGAGAAAAAAGGATGACCTCAAGCGCTTGCTCAAAAATAGAAACATCAACGAAGATTCTGAAATCATCACATACTGTGGAAGTGTTGGAACACTTTCTGGTCTTGCATATTATGCGCTAAAATCAGCTGACTATCCAAATGTCAAACTATACGTCAGATCATTCAAGGAATGGAAGGGCCTAAACAAGCCAATAGTAAAGCAGGAAAATGCAAACTATTGGGACTTGTCTGCAGAATAA